The following coding sequences are from one Deltaproteobacteria bacterium window:
- a CDS encoding glycerophosphodiester phosphodiesterase — protein sequence MTSNYFCGPHPRVFGHRGAAGLAPENTLPSFALALELGAGYLELDVHGTRDGHIVVMHDETLDRTTDGSGPVNSYTLAEVTGLDAGYHFTFDGKHYPYRGQGVRVPTLAELLARFPKARCNIEVKQAQPAIAEEVVRLILAAGRGADVLLAAEHDAIMAAIRAAAGEQIDTSFSTGDVLDFVGRLSTGFADYRPAGRALQIPPQFGDIELISAPSVAAAHRFGLEIHAWTINDRPEMERLLALGVDGLISDLPGLARMAAAAHR from the coding sequence GTGACCTCAAACTACTTTTGCGGCCCGCACCCGCGGGTGTTTGGGCACCGCGGCGCTGCCGGCTTGGCGCCGGAGAACACCCTGCCGTCGTTCGCACTGGCGCTGGAACTGGGCGCTGGCTACCTCGAACTCGACGTCCACGGCACCCGCGACGGCCACATCGTGGTGATGCACGATGAGACGCTCGACCGCACCACCGACGGCTCCGGGCCGGTCAACTCCTACACCCTGGCAGAAGTGACCGGCCTCGATGCCGGCTATCACTTCACCTTCGACGGCAAACACTATCCCTACCGCGGCCAGGGCGTGCGCGTACCGACGCTGGCGGAACTGCTGGCGCGCTTTCCCAAGGCGCGCTGCAACATCGAGGTCAAGCAGGCGCAGCCGGCAATTGCCGAAGAGGTCGTGCGCCTGATCCTCGCGGCCGGGCGCGGCGCCGACGTGCTGCTGGCCGCCGAACACGACGCGATCATGGCCGCCATCCGCGCGGCCGCGGGCGAGCAGATCGACACCAGCTTCTCGACCGGCGACGTGCTCGATTTCGTCGGCCGGCTGAGTACCGGTTTCGCCGACTATCGGCCCGCCGGCCGGGCGCTGCAGATCCCGCCGCAGTTCGGCGATATCGAGCTGATCAGTGCGCCGAGCGTGGCCGCCGCGCACCGCTTCGGCTTGGAGATCCACGCCTGGACCATCAACGATCGCCCCGAGATGGAGCGGTTGCTGGCGCTGGGGGTGGACGGGCTGATTTCCGACCTGCCGGGCTTGGCGCGCATGGCTGCCGCTGCGCACCGCTAG
- a CDS encoding 3'(2'),5'-bisphosphate nucleotidase CysQ has product MARPELSVAIAAARAAGAVIREIYAAPFDVRHKGHDNPVTEADLQANERIHGIIHAAFPDDGWLSEETRDQPDRLAKSRVWIIDPLDGTKEFVQHIPEFCVCVALVDGGEPIVGVSYDPIHDEVFAAERGGGLTVNGIPARVSSESALDRARVLASRSEDKRGEWEAYKPHMQVALTGSVAFKLALVAAGRADATFSLTPKNEWDICAGTLLVSEGGGRMTDRACQPLRFNQPDPLRPGLIASNGRLHGPLQDLIARLSA; this is encoded by the coding sequence ATGGCGCGACCCGAGTTGAGTGTGGCGATCGCCGCGGCGCGGGCCGCCGGGGCCGTGATCCGCGAGATCTACGCCGCCCCCTTCGATGTTCGGCACAAAGGACATGACAACCCGGTGACCGAAGCCGATCTGCAGGCCAACGAGCGGATTCACGGCATCATCCACGCGGCCTTTCCCGACGACGGCTGGTTGTCCGAGGAAACCCGCGATCAGCCCGATCGTTTGGCGAAATCACGGGTGTGGATCATCGATCCGCTCGACGGCACCAAGGAATTCGTGCAACACATCCCCGAGTTCTGCGTCTGCGTAGCGCTGGTGGACGGGGGCGAGCCGATCGTCGGCGTCAGCTACGACCCGATTCACGACGAGGTCTTTGCCGCTGAACGTGGCGGCGGGCTGACGGTGAACGGCATCCCGGCGCGCGTGAGCAGCGAGTCCGCGCTCGACCGCGCCCGCGTGCTGGCCAGTCGCTCGGAGGACAAACGCGGCGAGTGGGAGGCCTATAAGCCGCACATGCAAGTCGCGCTCACCGGCAGTGTGGCCTTCAAACTGGCACTGGTAGCCGCGGGCCGCGCCGACGCCACTTTCAGCCTGACGCCGAAGAACGAATGGGACATTTGCGCCGGTACGCTGCTGGTCAGCGAAGGCGGCGGCCGCATGACCGACCGTGCCTGCCAGCCGCTGCGCTTCAATCAGCCCGACCCGCTGCGCCCGGGCTTGATCGCCAGCAACGGCCGGCTCCACGGCCCGCTGCAAGATCTGATCGCGCGCCTGTCGGCGTAA